The following proteins come from a genomic window of Thiothrix unzii:
- a CDS encoding UPF0175 family protein has translation MQITMDIPEYFGLDKTKPEIVSTLKLYAALALFQAGKLSAGAATELAGVDRYTFMAECKKHDIPTINYTPEDLEAELADFRLAC, from the coding sequence ATGCAAATCACAATGGACATCCCCGAATACTTCGGTCTGGATAAAACCAAGCCGGAAATCGTTAGCACCCTCAAGCTATACGCCGCCCTTGCGCTATTCCAAGCCGGAAAACTGTCAGCTGGTGCGGCAACCGAACTGGCAGGCGTTGACCGCTACACTTTTATGGCAGAGTGCAAAAAACACGACATTCCGACCATCAACTACACACCCGAAGACTTGGAAGCCGAATTAGCTGATTTTCGGTTAGCCTGCTGA
- a CDS encoding universal stress protein: MSEIKPFQTILYATNLGTHMRPVFRQAINLARIHKAKIIMLHAVAPIGSTGTAILSMYMPGKEIHDIEQESMNQVIETMRERLKNYCAEEDDICKDKDELLDKIVVSAGNPADVINHYAETHGVDLIVIGSHTRQASGHTMLGSTARTVTQHSKVPVLIIPNGG, encoded by the coding sequence ATGAGTGAAATAAAACCGTTCCAAACCATTTTGTACGCCACCAATCTGGGCACGCACATGCGCCCAGTGTTCCGGCAGGCGATCAATTTGGCACGGATTCATAAGGCGAAAATCATTATGCTGCACGCGGTCGCGCCGATTGGTTCGACCGGAACAGCGATTTTGTCGATGTACATGCCGGGCAAGGAAATCCACGACATTGAGCAGGAAAGCATGAATCAAGTAATTGAAACCATGCGTGAACGCTTGAAAAACTACTGTGCCGAAGAGGATGACATCTGTAAGGATAAGGATGAATTGCTGGATAAAATCGTGGTCAGTGCGGGCAATCCGGCGGATGTGATTAACCATTACGCGGAAACCCACGGGGTGGATTTAATCGTGATCGGTAGCCATACGCGCCAAGCGAGTGGGCATACCATGCTGGGGTCAACGGCGCGGACGGTAACGCAACATAGCAAAGTGCCAGTGTTGATTATCCCGAATGGAGGGTAA
- the rtcR gene encoding RNA repair transcriptional activator RtcR, producing the protein MKTTVIGILGSRLDHQGLGKRRHSRWRPSVGILMHPDFPVDEFVLIHHADEAELAGITLRDMHELAPNTRLTSHVVNYSNPWDFGEVYSQLHDFTRQYRFDPEQNHYYVHITTGTHVAQICLFLLTEANYIPGKLLQTSPSKESTQGTLQIIDLDLSRYDQIASRFEREAQEGMAYLKGGIDTRNPAFNAMIAQLEQVSIRSAAPILLTGATGVGKSRLAKRIYALKKQRGQVSGKLVEVNCATLRGDNAMSALFGHVKGAFTGALTARTGLLREADKGLLFLDEIGELGLDEQAMLLRAIEDKVFTPFGSDKETSSDFQLIAGTNRDLFQRVRDGKFREDLLARINLWTYELPGLRHRLEDLEANIEYELQQFTRKVGHKVSFNKAAREQYLAFAQTPAATWRANFRDLNSSITRMATLANGGRITEESVTEEIRRLRYDWGSFQEAAASNNSDSVLREFVATEVLETIDHFDRVQLAEVIRVCRTAKSLADAGRSLFNVSRTQRASANDSHRLRVYLQKYGLTFQQLT; encoded by the coding sequence ATGAAAACCACCGTCATCGGCATCCTCGGCTCGCGCCTTGACCACCAAGGCTTAGGCAAACGCCGCCATTCGCGCTGGCGACCTTCCGTCGGCATCCTCATGCACCCCGATTTTCCGGTGGATGAATTCGTGCTAATCCACCACGCAGACGAGGCCGAACTGGCGGGTATCACCCTTCGCGACATGCACGAACTTGCCCCCAACACGCGCCTCACCAGCCACGTCGTCAACTACAGCAACCCGTGGGATTTCGGCGAAGTTTACAGCCAGCTCCACGATTTCACCCGCCAGTACCGTTTCGACCCGGAACAAAACCACTACTACGTCCACATCACCACGGGTACGCACGTCGCACAAATCTGCCTGTTCCTGCTCACCGAAGCCAATTACATCCCCGGCAAGCTGCTACAAACATCGCCCAGCAAGGAAAGCACGCAAGGCACGCTGCAAATCATCGACCTCGACCTGTCGCGCTACGACCAGATTGCCAGCCGCTTCGAGCGCGAAGCACAGGAAGGCATGGCATACCTGAAAGGCGGCATCGACACCCGCAATCCCGCCTTCAACGCCATGATTGCGCAACTCGAACAAGTCTCGATCCGCTCCGCCGCGCCCATCCTGCTCACGGGTGCTACAGGTGTCGGCAAATCGCGCCTCGCCAAACGCATTTACGCGCTGAAAAAACAACGCGGGCAAGTCAGCGGCAAACTGGTCGAAGTCAACTGCGCCACCTTGCGCGGCGACAATGCCATGTCAGCCTTATTCGGGCATGTGAAAGGCGCGTTCACTGGCGCACTCACCGCCCGCACCGGCTTGCTGCGTGAAGCCGACAAGGGTTTGCTGTTTCTGGATGAAATCGGCGAACTGGGGCTGGACGAACAAGCAATGTTGTTACGCGCCATCGAAGACAAAGTATTCACCCCCTTCGGCAGCGACAAGGAAACCAGCAGCGATTTCCAACTGATTGCCGGAACCAACCGCGACCTGTTCCAGCGCGTGCGTGATGGCAAATTCCGCGAAGACTTGCTCGCACGCATCAATTTGTGGACGTATGAACTCCCCGGCCTACGCCACCGCCTCGAAGATTTGGAAGCGAATATCGAATACGAATTGCAGCAATTCACCCGCAAAGTCGGGCACAAAGTCAGCTTCAACAAAGCCGCCCGCGAACAATATCTCGCGTTTGCGCAAACCCCGGCTGCAACCTGGCGGGCAAATTTCCGCGACCTCAATTCCAGCATCACGCGCATGGCAACACTGGCGAATGGCGGACGCATTACTGAAGAAAGTGTGACGGAGGAAATCCGCCGCTTACGCTACGACTGGGGTAGTTTTCAGGAAGCGGCAGCCAGTAACAATAGCGATAGCGTATTGCGCGAATTCGTGGCGACTGAGGTGCTGGAAACTATCGACCATTTCGACCGGGTGCAATTGGCGGAAGTCATCCGCGTGTGCCGCACCGCCAAAAGTCTTGCAGACGCGGGGCGCAGTCTGTTCAACGTCAGCCGTACCCAACGCGCCAGCGCGAACGATTCGCACCGTCTGCGGGTGTATTTGCAGAAATACGGGCTAACCTTCCAGCAACTCACCTAA
- a CDS encoding TRAP transporter large permease, whose protein sequence is MSALIIFGLLIMLMLTGMPISIALGLTVLTFLFTMTSVPIEAVALKLFTGIEKFEIMAIPFFILAGNFLTHGGVAKRMIVFASAMVGHWHGGLGLAGVLACALFAAVSGSSPATVVAIGAILLPAMVKAGFPKQFGAGVITTSGALGILIPPSIVMVMYSVATNTSVGALFMAGVVPGFLLAMFLGLTTWHRARKNNYPRQPKASFAMRAKAFRESMWGLLLIVVVMGGIYTGIFTPTEAAAMSAVYAFIVAVFVYKDMGLKDVPKVLLNSASMSAMLLYIITNAVMFSFIMTNEQIPQSLAEWMLAQGMGPIIFLLAVNVLLLMAGNFMEPSSIVLIFAPILFPMAMKLGIDPVHFGILMVVNMEVGMCHPPVGLNLYVASGITKMGITELTIAVWPWLLTMLGFLVLVTYVPAISLWLPRLMGML, encoded by the coding sequence ATGAGCGCATTAATCATTTTTGGCTTGTTAATTATGCTGATGTTGACCGGGATGCCGATTTCAATCGCGCTCGGTCTGACGGTATTGACCTTCTTGTTTACCATGACATCTGTGCCGATTGAGGCGGTGGCGTTGAAGCTGTTCACCGGCATTGAGAAGTTCGAGATCATGGCGATTCCGTTTTTTATCCTCGCGGGCAATTTCCTCACGCACGGGGGGGTGGCGAAACGCATGATTGTGTTTGCCTCAGCCATGGTCGGGCATTGGCACGGCGGCTTGGGTTTGGCGGGCGTATTGGCTTGTGCGTTGTTCGCGGCAGTGTCCGGTTCTAGCCCTGCAACCGTGGTGGCGATTGGGGCAATTTTGCTGCCTGCGATGGTAAAAGCAGGTTTCCCTAAGCAATTTGGTGCGGGTGTTATTACCACGTCGGGTGCGTTGGGGATTTTGATTCCGCCGTCCATCGTGATGGTTATGTATTCGGTGGCAACCAATACCTCGGTGGGTGCGCTGTTCATGGCGGGGGTTGTCCCCGGCTTTTTGCTGGCGATGTTTTTGGGCTTAACCACTTGGCATCGGGCGCGGAAAAATAATTACCCGCGTCAACCTAAAGCCAGTTTTGCAATGCGTGCGAAAGCGTTCCGCGAGTCCATGTGGGGCTTATTGTTGATCGTGGTGGTGATGGGCGGGATTTACACCGGCATCTTCACCCCAACCGAAGCGGCGGCGATGAGTGCGGTGTATGCGTTTATCGTGGCGGTGTTCGTCTACAAGGACATGGGTTTGAAGGATGTGCCGAAAGTGCTGCTGAATTCTGCCAGCATGTCGGCGATGTTGCTGTACATCATCACCAACGCGGTCATGTTCTCGTTCATTATGACCAATGAGCAAATTCCACAATCCTTGGCGGAGTGGATGTTGGCGCAAGGCATGGGGCCGATCATCTTCCTGTTAGCGGTGAATGTGCTGCTGTTGATGGCGGGTAACTTCATGGAACCGTCCAGCATCGTGCTGATTTTCGCGCCGATTTTGTTCCCAATGGCGATGAAGCTGGGGATTGATCCGGTGCATTTCGGCATTCTGATGGTGGTAAATATGGAAGTGGGCATGTGCCATCCGCCGGTGGGTTTGAACCTGTACGTGGCGTCGGGGATTACCAAAATGGGGATTACCGAGCTGACCATTGCGGTCTGGCCTTGGTTGTTGACCATGTTGGGGTTCTTGGTGTTGGTCACGTATGTACCCGCCATCAGCTTGTGGTTGCCACGCTTGATGGGCATGTTGTAA
- the creD gene encoding cell envelope integrity protein CreD, whose translation MHSRRFYLKFAAIAILMVFLLIPQSVILDLVSERASWREQAYQSIGQSWPGEQTLAGPVLVIPYTLTYNRKETAKDAKGVVRETLHEEKLSDALHLLPKQLLINSKLDSSVRSRGIYGVPVYNSAMQVSGEFNNQAVLDLLAENPDKKFQWEKPYLSVMVRDQRGIARPPSLQWSGSALAFQPGSNLSGSNAAAGMHAKLPALIVDAPSRLAFAFDLELNGMRAMNFALLSEDTEVKLQSNWASPSFTGELLPSKREISDSGFSAQWHASSFSFNVSGAMEQCRKGECASLLDRAVGFSLLQPVDVYQQAERSVKYALLFIVLTFGVLILFELLKKLPIHPVQYTLVGFALLVFYLLLVSLSEHLAFWLAYTTAGFASTGLLTLYFGSILHSRKLGLLLGSGLAGLYALLYMILQAEENALLMGSVLIFVVLAVLMLATRHFDWYALTAGNHNGGEKPPITCYNKSQNQDCNDEATS comes from the coding sequence ATGCATAGCCGCCGTTTTTACCTCAAATTTGCCGCCATTGCGATTCTGATGGTGTTTTTGCTGATTCCGCAAAGTGTCATTCTCGATTTAGTAAGTGAACGCGCAAGCTGGCGTGAACAAGCCTATCAAAGCATCGGGCAAAGTTGGCCGGGGGAACAAACCCTCGCAGGCCCGGTACTGGTGATTCCTTACACGCTCACTTATAACCGCAAAGAAACCGCCAAAGATGCCAAAGGCGTGGTGCGTGAAACCCTGCACGAGGAAAAACTTAGCGACGCACTGCATCTGTTACCCAAGCAATTGCTGATTAACAGCAAACTCGATAGCAGCGTGCGTTCTCGCGGCATTTACGGCGTGCCGGTCTACAACAGTGCCATGCAAGTCAGCGGCGAATTCAATAATCAGGCGGTACTGGATTTACTCGCGGAAAATCCTGATAAGAAATTTCAGTGGGAAAAACCGTATCTGTCAGTCATGGTGCGTGATCAGCGTGGCATTGCCCGCCCACCCAGTTTGCAATGGTCAGGCTCTGCACTGGCGTTTCAACCGGGCAGCAATTTATCCGGGAGCAATGCCGCCGCCGGAATGCACGCCAAACTGCCTGCATTAATCGTGGATGCTCCGAGTCGTTTAGCATTTGCGTTTGACCTTGAACTCAACGGAATGCGGGCAATGAATTTCGCGCTGCTTTCGGAAGATACCGAAGTAAAACTGCAATCCAACTGGGCAAGCCCCAGCTTTACGGGTGAATTGTTGCCCAGCAAGCGCGAGATCAGCGACAGCGGTTTTAGCGCACAATGGCACGCTTCTTCGTTTTCTTTTAACGTCAGTGGCGCGATGGAACAATGCCGTAAAGGTGAGTGCGCCAGCTTGCTGGATCGGGCAGTGGGTTTCAGCTTGTTACAGCCGGTGGATGTTTACCAGCAAGCCGAACGCAGTGTGAAATACGCTTTATTGTTCATTGTGCTGACCTTTGGGGTGTTGATTTTGTTTGAACTGTTGAAAAAACTCCCGATTCATCCGGTGCAATACACTTTGGTCGGCTTCGCGCTGTTGGTGTTTTACCTGTTATTGGTATCGTTGTCAGAACACTTGGCTTTCTGGCTGGCTTACACCACCGCCGGATTCGCCAGCACTGGGTTATTGACGCTGTATTTCGGGAGCATTTTACACAGCCGTAAATTGGGGTTGCTGCTTGGCTCTGGTTTGGCGGGGCTTTACGCCTTGCTGTATATGATTTTGCAGGCAGAAGAAAACGCTTTGCTGATGGGCAGCGTGTTAATTTTCGTGGTCTTAGCGGTGTTGATGCTGGCAACTCGCCACTTTGACTGGTACGCCTTAACAGCGGGTAATCACAATGGCGGCGAAAAGCCACCGATTACCTGTTACAATAAGTCGCAAAATCAAGACTGTAACGACGAGGCTACCTCATGA
- a CDS encoding class I SAM-dependent rRNA methyltransferase — protein MVNGQVILKHGRDKNVRAHHPWVFSGAVDKVKGKPLSGESVEVRTASGDLLGIGAWSPASQIQVRLWSFTDATIDRDFFVQRIQQALAYRQALGIPQHSSGYRLINAESDGLPGVVVDVFGDWLIMQALTAGAEYWKHTIAEALLSLIPAQGVYERSDVEVRKKEGLTTTVGVLNGATPPPFIDIHEHQRHYRVDVINGHKTGFYLDQRDNRSLLQHYAQDKTVLNCFSYTGGFSIAALHGGASHATNIDASQPALDLAADAATLNGFAADRMENICGDVFKLLREYRNEGRQFDVVVLDPPKFAESRNQLEKAARGYKDINLLGFKLLRPGGLLFTFSCSGLMESALFQKIVADAAVDAGCDARILHKLDQATDHPTRLAFPEGYYLKGLVCQK, from the coding sequence GTGGTCAATGGACAAGTTATTCTCAAACACGGACGCGATAAAAACGTCCGCGCCCATCACCCGTGGGTATTTTCCGGCGCGGTCGATAAAGTCAAAGGCAAACCACTATCCGGTGAAAGCGTGGAAGTACGCACTGCCAGCGGTGATTTACTCGGCATCGGTGCATGGTCGCCTGCTTCACAAATTCAGGTGCGGTTGTGGTCTTTCACTGATGCAACCATTGACCGCGATTTTTTCGTGCAACGCATTCAGCAAGCGTTGGCTTACCGGCAAGCATTGGGCATTCCACAACACAGCTCAGGCTACCGTTTAATCAATGCCGAATCCGACGGTTTGCCCGGTGTGGTGGTTGACGTATTCGGCGACTGGCTGATTATGCAAGCCCTCACTGCTGGCGCGGAATATTGGAAACACACCATCGCTGAAGCCTTACTCAGCCTGATTCCGGCGCAGGGCGTGTACGAACGTTCCGATGTGGAAGTGCGTAAAAAGGAAGGGTTAACCACCACCGTTGGCGTACTCAACGGCGCAACCCCGCCGCCATTTATTGATATTCACGAGCATCAACGCCATTACCGTGTCGACGTTATCAATGGTCACAAAACCGGCTTTTACCTTGATCAACGCGATAATCGCAGCTTGTTGCAACACTACGCGCAGGATAAAACCGTTTTAAACTGTTTTTCTTACACGGGCGGGTTTTCGATTGCGGCTTTGCACGGCGGCGCGAGTCATGCTACCAATATTGACGCTTCCCAACCAGCCTTGGATTTAGCCGCAGATGCCGCCACACTGAATGGTTTCGCCGCTGATCGTATGGAAAATATTTGCGGTGATGTGTTCAAATTATTGCGCGAATACCGTAACGAAGGCCGTCAGTTCGATGTGGTAGTGCTTGACCCACCCAAGTTTGCGGAAAGCCGTAACCAATTGGAAAAAGCTGCACGCGGTTACAAAGACATCAATTTACTCGGCTTTAAATTGCTACGTCCGGGCGGTTTATTATTCACTTTTTCCTGTTCGGGCTTGATGGAAAGCGCGTTATTCCAGAAAATAGTCGCTGATGCTGCTGTCGATGCCGGATGTGATGCGCGGATTCTCCACAAGTTGGATCAAGCCACCGACCATCCGACACGCTTGGCATTCCCCGAAGGCTATTATTTGAAGGGATTGGTATGTCAGAAGTAG
- the gpmI gene encoding 2,3-bisphosphoglycerate-independent phosphoglycerate mutase, with protein MRQTTVPRRRTILLILDGVGVNPSKKFNAVHEANTPKLDSYFGRYPHTTLQASGRAVGLPDGQMGNSEVGHMTIGCGMILKQDLVRIDDAIEDGSFARNHSLINAINNAKRENRPLHLLGLVSDGGVHSHLNHLIALLKACMEHNVKPVLHVITDGRDTAPNVAKSFLRHVLNVMDMTGGEIATITGRFYAMDRDNRWERTKVAWDAMVHGIGTPATDAMQAVDDAYAAGETDEFIKPRILPNAERIQSNDSVLFFNFRNDRPRQTAKALADENFDGFERGDFEPVSLTTMTEYDKRLLAPVIFPPERPATNLAQIISLAGLKQLHCAETEKYAHVTFFFNGGRERTYAGEERVVIPSPKVETYDQQPEMSAKQVADTVIDAIENDKYCFIVANFANGDMVGHTAIRDAIIQAVEVLDHEAGRVLDAAIARDYSVIVTADHGNCDEYVDPLTGGPNPQHTVYPVPCLIIDKSNWRLSTEGGLSNLAPTVLHLMGLPKPDTMKGKTLLLEEIPLGQSAVGTY; from the coding sequence ATGAGACAAACCACTGTACCACGCCGCCGCACCATTTTACTCATTCTGGATGGTGTTGGCGTAAACCCTAGCAAAAAGTTCAATGCGGTACACGAGGCTAATACCCCGAAACTTGACAGCTATTTTGGCAGATACCCGCACACCACGCTGCAAGCTTCCGGGCGTGCAGTGGGCTTGCCGGATGGACAGATGGGCAACTCCGAAGTCGGGCATATGACCATTGGTTGCGGCATGATTCTTAAGCAGGATTTAGTGCGAATTGATGATGCGATTGAAGATGGCAGCTTTGCCCGCAACCATTCTCTGATCAATGCCATCAATAATGCCAAGCGTGAAAATCGCCCATTGCACCTGTTGGGGCTGGTCTCCGATGGCGGAGTGCATAGCCACCTCAACCACCTGATTGCGTTACTCAAAGCGTGCATGGAACATAATGTTAAACCGGTGTTGCACGTTATTACTGACGGACGTGATACCGCACCGAATGTTGCCAAATCGTTTTTGCGCCATGTATTGAACGTAATGGATATGACTGGCGGGGAAATTGCCACCATTACCGGACGCTTTTACGCAATGGATCGTGACAACCGCTGGGAACGCACCAAAGTCGCGTGGGATGCGATGGTACACGGTATTGGCACACCCGCAACCGATGCGATGCAAGCAGTGGATGACGCTTACGCCGCCGGGGAAACTGACGAATTTATTAAACCGCGCATCCTGCCCAATGCCGAACGCATCCAAAGCAATGACAGCGTATTGTTTTTCAACTTCCGCAATGACCGCCCGCGCCAAACGGCAAAAGCCCTTGCGGATGAAAACTTTGACGGTTTTGAGCGGGGCGACTTCGAGCCAGTATCGCTCACCACCATGACCGAATATGACAAACGCTTGCTTGCGCCAGTTATTTTTCCGCCCGAACGCCCTGCTACCAATTTGGCACAAATCATCAGTCTGGCAGGTTTAAAGCAATTGCACTGCGCGGAAACTGAAAAGTACGCCCACGTAACCTTCTTTTTCAACGGCGGACGCGAACGCACTTACGCCGGGGAAGAGCGCGTGGTAATCCCGTCGCCCAAGGTCGAAACTTACGATCAGCAACCGGAAATGAGCGCGAAACAAGTCGCTGACACCGTGATTGATGCAATTGAAAACGACAAATATTGCTTTATCGTGGCGAATTTTGCCAACGGCGATATGGTGGGACACACCGCGATTCGCGATGCCATTATCCAAGCCGTGGAAGTTCTTGATCACGAAGCAGGACGGGTATTGGATGCAGCAATCGCACGCGATTACTCAGTGATTGTCACCGCCGACCACGGCAACTGCGACGAATACGTTGACCCGTTAACCGGCGGCCCCAACCCGCAACACACGGTTTACCCCGTGCCGTGCCTGATTATCGACAAATCCAACTGGCGATTGTCGACCGAAGGCGGTTTAAGCAACCTCGCCCCTACGGTATTACACCTGATGGGCTTGCCCAAACCGGATACTATGAAAGGTAAAACCTTGTTGCTGGAAGAAATTCCACTCGGTCAAAGTGCTGTTGGCACGTATTAA
- a CDS encoding TRAP transporter substrate-binding protein: MKKTLLTLTTAVALGLFSMYSYAADPIVIKFSHVVAPDTPKGKAADKFKTLAEEKTKGAVKVEVYPNSTLYKDKEEMEALQMGAVQMLAPSLAKFGPLGVKEMEVFDLPYIFRGYDDLHKVTQGEVGKTLLSKLEAKGVKGLAFWDNGFKIMSANKPLKAVEDYKGLKMRIQSSKVLEAEMKALGTNPQVIAFGETYQALQTGVVDGTENPPSNLFTQKMHEVQKNATVTNHGYLGYAVITNKDFWEKLPEDVRKGLDEALKESTDYANQIAKEENEKALEAVKASGKTEVYVPTEDETKAMQKALAPVHAEMAERIGKETIDAVYAATGFDPSK, encoded by the coding sequence ATGAAAAAGACACTGTTAACCCTGACTACCGCTGTTGCCCTTGGCTTGTTCAGCATGTATTCCTATGCTGCTGACCCCATCGTAATCAAGTTCAGCCACGTGGTTGCACCGGATACTCCAAAGGGCAAAGCGGCTGACAAGTTCAAAACACTGGCTGAAGAAAAAACCAAGGGCGCGGTCAAGGTTGAAGTTTACCCGAACAGCACCCTTTACAAAGACAAGGAAGAAATGGAAGCCCTGCAAATGGGTGCAGTCCAGATGCTCGCGCCATCACTGGCAAAGTTCGGCCCACTGGGCGTGAAAGAAATGGAAGTGTTTGACCTGCCTTACATTTTCCGTGGCTACGACGACCTGCATAAAGTCACCCAAGGCGAAGTTGGCAAAACTTTGTTGTCCAAACTCGAAGCCAAAGGCGTGAAAGGACTGGCGTTCTGGGATAACGGCTTCAAGATCATGAGCGCGAACAAACCACTGAAAGCCGTCGAAGACTACAAAGGCTTAAAGATGCGCATCCAGTCGTCCAAAGTGCTGGAAGCCGAAATGAAAGCCCTCGGCACTAACCCACAAGTAATCGCATTCGGCGAAACTTACCAAGCCCTGCAAACCGGCGTTGTGGACGGTACTGAAAACCCACCATCCAACCTGTTCACCCAGAAAATGCACGAAGTGCAGAAAAATGCCACCGTGACCAACCACGGCTACCTCGGCTATGCGGTCATCACCAACAAAGATTTCTGGGAAAAACTGCCAGAAGACGTGCGCAAAGGCTTGGATGAAGCGTTGAAAGAATCCACCGACTACGCCAACCAAATCGCCAAGGAAGAAAACGAAAAGGCACTGGAAGCGGTAAAAGCCTCTGGTAAAACCGAAGTCTACGTACCGACCGAAGACGAAACCAAAGCCATGCAAAAAGCCCTTGCACCTGTCCATGCCGAAATGGCAGAGCGGATTGGCAAGGAAACCATCGACGCGGTTTACGCTGCGACTGGGTTTGATCCGTCCAAATAA
- a CDS encoding DUF3368 domain-containing protein, whose protein sequence is MLVIADTSPLVAIAACDGLSWLDTLFAEVRVPPAVFQEATVQGKPQADRLRHYLQDKVLTIDLHDFVITTEGLGNGELQAMALYKKQHANRLLIDDLRARKAALRNDIHIIGSVGILLLAKENQLISTIKPYLQIIQQTDAHLSAKLIDKALVIAGE, encoded by the coding sequence ATGCTAGTTATTGCCGATACCTCACCACTGGTTGCCATAGCCGCTTGTGACGGCTTGAGCTGGCTGGACACTTTATTTGCAGAGGTTCGTGTACCTCCCGCCGTGTTTCAGGAAGCAACTGTTCAAGGCAAACCCCAAGCAGACAGGCTACGGCACTACTTGCAAGATAAAGTGTTGACGATTGACCTGCATGATTTCGTGATTACCACTGAAGGGCTGGGGAATGGTGAACTGCAAGCAATGGCGTTGTATAAAAAGCAACATGCTAACCGCTTGCTCATTGATGACTTACGGGCGCGGAAAGCGGCATTGCGTAACGACATTCACATTATCGGCAGCGTCGGTATCTTGCTGTTAGCCAAAGAAAATCAGCTAATCTCTACCATCAAACCGTATCTGCAAATTATTCAGCAAACCGACGCTCATCTCAGCGCCAAACTGATCGACAAAGCGTTAGTGATTGCTGGGGAATGA
- a CDS encoding TRAP transporter small permease gives MKWLDHLEEILITFLIAAATIVIFVAVVHRYASGFPLGAFQDFLLDINMGWAQELCIIMFVWMAKFGAAYGVRQGIHVGVDVLVNRLSPDRQRIMTSVALSAGILFTGIVAMLGARMVWENGLAYVALNALGMDAAGHYEGPTTPDLEWPTWIVYMAVPLGSSLMCFRFVQVLLNFWRTGDLPHHDHGHVDGLDELEPFPVVEQKP, from the coding sequence ATGAAGTGGCTCGATCATCTCGAAGAAATATTGATTACGTTTTTGATTGCTGCCGCCACGATTGTGATTTTTGTGGCAGTGGTGCATCGCTACGCCTCCGGTTTTCCGCTGGGTGCGTTTCAGGATTTTTTACTCGACATTAACATGGGCTGGGCGCAGGAACTGTGCATTATTATGTTCGTGTGGATGGCGAAATTTGGCGCGGCTTACGGGGTGCGTCAAGGCATTCACGTTGGGGTGGATGTGCTGGTGAATCGCTTGTCACCGGATAGGCAACGCATTATGACCAGCGTGGCACTTTCCGCCGGTATTTTGTTTACCGGGATTGTGGCTATGTTGGGTGCTCGCATGGTGTGGGAAAACGGGTTGGCGTATGTTGCCCTGAATGCGTTGGGGATGGATGCCGCTGGTCATTACGAAGGCCCCACCACCCCTGACCTCGAATGGCCGACATGGATAGTGTACATGGCTGTGCCGTTGGGTTCGTCCTTAATGTGCTTCCGTTTTGTGCAAGTGCTGCTGAATTTCTGGCGCACGGGCGATTTGCCCCACCACGACCACGGGCATGTGGACGGGTTGGATGAGCTTGAACCCTTCCCCGTCGTGGAGCAAAAACCATGA